A genomic window from Treponema maltophilum ATCC 51939 includes:
- a CDS encoding sn-glycerol-1-phosphate dehydrogenase encodes MIIDGKTLNGHCSCGRVHEMSTKAAIIEAGCLKKFDSFLNEYGLRGKRAALYDAHTYEAVGRSKPKADCEIVLNPENLHANEKAVEEVLNSLEADTQIIAAVGSGTIHDIARYCAKQKNLRFVSCPTAASVDGFCSTVCAMTWHGYKKTMSGVAPELVIADTAILRDAPLDLTLAGIGDIIGKYTALADWKIAHALAGEFFCPVIERMTREALTTVHEDCKKMAERDPDAIEQLAYALILSGLAMQLMGNSRPASGSEHHISHLIEMSPRALPVRFTALHGEKVGIGTMLVSGIYQRLAHTEDIRPFVKPYAFPRVSELEEFYGKDLVSSVLEENKNDCMAKVDENALIRTWPAIRRIVAEIPSQNELLRLYETIHAKKSLGEIGVPDDGLPLLAEFSPTVRNRMTLMRIKRMLDL; translated from the coding sequence ATGATTATCGACGGAAAAACACTGAACGGGCACTGTTCATGCGGACGCGTTCACGAGATGAGCACAAAGGCGGCGATTATTGAAGCAGGCTGTCTTAAAAAATTCGATTCATTTTTAAACGAATACGGCCTTCGCGGAAAAAGAGCGGCGCTGTACGACGCTCACACATACGAAGCCGTCGGCCGGTCAAAACCGAAAGCGGACTGCGAAATCGTTTTGAATCCTGAAAACCTGCATGCGAACGAAAAAGCCGTCGAAGAAGTTTTGAATTCGCTCGAAGCCGATACGCAAATTATCGCCGCCGTCGGAAGCGGAACAATCCACGATATCGCGCGCTATTGCGCAAAACAAAAAAATCTGCGCTTTGTTTCGTGTCCCACGGCGGCAAGCGTAGACGGCTTTTGTTCAACCGTATGCGCGATGACTTGGCACGGCTACAAAAAAACGATGAGCGGCGTCGCCCCCGAACTGGTTATCGCCGACACCGCCATACTGCGCGACGCGCCGCTCGATTTGACGCTTGCCGGAATCGGCGACATTATCGGCAAATACACGGCTTTGGCCGATTGGAAAATCGCGCACGCACTTGCGGGCGAATTCTTTTGCCCCGTTATTGAGCGGATGACGCGGGAAGCGCTTACGACCGTCCACGAGGATTGCAAAAAAATGGCCGAGCGCGATCCCGATGCGATCGAACAACTTGCCTATGCGCTTATTTTATCGGGCCTTGCCATGCAGCTTATGGGAAACTCGCGCCCTGCGTCGGGTTCCGAACACCACATTTCCCACCTTATCGAAATGTCGCCCCGCGCCCTTCCCGTGCGATTTACCGCCCTGCACGGAGAAAAAGTCGGGATCGGAACAATGCTCGTTTCCGGCATCTATCAGCGTTTGGCGCACACCGAAGATATTCGTCCGTTTGTAAAACCCTACGCGTTCCCGCGCGTTTCCGAACTCGAAGAATTTTACGGAAAAGATTTGGTGTCGTCGGTACTTGAAGAAAACAAAAACGACTGCATGGCGAAGGTAGACGAAAACGCGCTCATACGCACATGGCCTGCTATCCGCCGCATTGTCGCCGAAATTCCTTCGCAAAACGAACTGCTGCGTTTGTACGAAACGATTCATGCAAAAAAAAGCCTCGGCGAAATCGGCGTCCCGGACGACGGTTTACCTTTGTTGGCGGAGTTTTCGCCTACCGTGCGCAACCGCATGACACTCATGCGCATAAAAAGAATGCTCGACCTTTAG
- the trmB gene encoding tRNA (guanosine(46)-N7)-methyltransferase TrmB: MTEAQQRDYETLSSKWCVPFAHEHINYSDLFGNTNNVVIEIGFGMGTATALIAEQNPETDYIGIEVHRPGVGKLLGEIRRKNLSNLFIIEHDAVEVLEEMIPDNSVSGFHLFFPDPWPKKKHHKRRLIKRPFTDMLCTKLSRSGYIYMVTDWEPYACFAMEELNEVEGLCNKYGGFAEAQSWRPQTKFETKGKNAGREIFELVYEKKDGSGT, from the coding sequence ATGACCGAAGCTCAGCAGCGCGACTACGAAACCCTATCGTCCAAGTGGTGCGTTCCCTTTGCGCACGAGCACATCAATTACAGCGATCTGTTCGGTAACACGAACAATGTCGTTATAGAAATAGGTTTCGGCATGGGAACGGCAACCGCCCTCATCGCCGAACAAAATCCCGAAACCGATTACATCGGCATTGAAGTACACCGCCCCGGCGTCGGAAAACTCTTGGGCGAAATACGGCGAAAAAATCTTTCCAATCTTTTTATCATCGAACACGATGCGGTCGAAGTTCTCGAAGAAATGATTCCCGACAATTCGGTAAGCGGCTTTCATCTTTTTTTCCCCGATCCGTGGCCCAAAAAAAAGCACCACAAGCGGCGTCTAATAAAACGCCCCTTTACGGATATGCTGTGTACAAAACTGAGCCGTTCGGGGTATATTTATATGGTAACCGATTGGGAGCCGTATGCGTGCTTTGCGATGGAAGAATTGAACGAGGTCGAAGGGCTTTGCAACAAGTACGGCGGTTTTGCCGAAGCGCAAAGTTGGCGCCCGCAAACGAAATTCGAAACGAAAGGGAAAAACGCCGGCCGCGAAATTTTCGAACTGGTGTATGAAAAAAAAGATGGAAGCGGAACTTAA
- a CDS encoding NHL repeat-containing protein yields MKKTVLAFAFLFFLIQIFIPGAIFSQQTSSPTAADRGNAEQEFRRGVQAWYRGAFNDAVIQFEKALSYLPTENLILDWLGKAYYRSGMEGAALQEWKLASEAGYGGLLLQNKIEIVQNRRIGQESEASFRFTEAGTFPGKTADGVHFSQPLSLLTQDDGSVLLIAYGSNEILQLDVNGLIVNRIRGPLNGFDRPVDILRQANGNLLVSEYAGDRLCQLDPRGRFIKYFGSKGRGAGQLIGPQFLAQDASGNVYVSDYGNGRVSVFSADGEGLFSFGKFSSPAGIAVADERVFVADASTGAVTVYDTAGNYIDNLTEKGVLSRPEALRSHGRYLIAADTNKVLALDRYSGAVNEIARTGNAPVRLTCADMDSNGNIIAADFKNNEVVILSRMYELIGGLFVQVERVYADKFPSVTLDVRVENRSRRPIVGLKDINFLITEEKRPAAEQKLIGSADSNDVCDISIIIDRSYDSAKCRQETDTAVREIASAMKGRGTLRIVSAGKVPLVEYAGNPSRMQKFSSANLKTSPSATVAVDLAVRLAANDLINAEPKRAIVYLSAGGAKTQAFTKYGLADISAYLNNNGISFLNVSLDRQTVAAEIDYLTRETPGKHYYIFRPEGIASLVKDIIALPCPIYRFSYMSSLPTDFGRAFLPVEIETYLLNRSGRDETGYFAPLK; encoded by the coding sequence ATGAAAAAAACTGTTTTGGCCTTTGCTTTTTTATTCTTCTTGATTCAAATCTTTATTCCGGGTGCGATTTTTTCCCAGCAGACCTCAAGTCCGACTGCCGCCGACAGGGGAAACGCCGAGCAGGAATTCCGCCGCGGCGTTCAAGCATGGTACCGCGGCGCGTTTAACGACGCCGTCATTCAATTTGAAAAAGCCCTGTCGTATCTTCCGACCGAAAACCTCATACTCGATTGGCTCGGCAAAGCCTATTACCGCTCCGGCATGGAAGGCGCCGCTTTACAGGAATGGAAGCTCGCTTCCGAAGCGGGCTACGGCGGACTGTTGTTGCAAAATAAAATAGAAATCGTGCAAAACCGGCGCATCGGGCAGGAAAGCGAAGCATCGTTCCGCTTTACCGAAGCCGGCACTTTTCCCGGAAAAACCGCCGACGGCGTGCACTTCAGTCAGCCCCTGTCGCTTTTGACGCAGGACGACGGTTCCGTTTTGCTTATCGCCTACGGTTCGAACGAGATTTTGCAGCTGGATGTAAACGGCTTGATTGTAAACCGCATACGGGGCCCCTTAAACGGATTTGACCGTCCCGTAGACATATTGCGCCAAGCGAACGGAAACCTCCTCGTTTCCGAATACGCCGGCGACCGCCTTTGTCAGCTTGATCCGCGCGGACGCTTTATAAAATACTTCGGCTCGAAGGGCAGGGGCGCGGGACAGCTTATCGGCCCGCAGTTTTTGGCGCAGGATGCTTCGGGCAACGTATATGTAAGCGATTACGGAAACGGCCGCGTGAGCGTTTTCAGCGCCGATGGCGAAGGGCTGTTTTCTTTCGGCAAATTTTCTTCGCCGGCGGGCATTGCCGTTGCCGACGAGCGCGTGTTTGTCGCCGACGCTTCTACGGGAGCCGTTACCGTATACGATACCGCGGGAAATTATATCGACAATCTTACCGAAAAAGGCGTTCTTTCCCGTCCGGAAGCGCTGCGTTCGCACGGAAGGTATCTTATCGCGGCGGACACGAATAAAGTGCTGGCCTTGGACCGTTACAGCGGCGCCGTCAACGAAATTGCGCGCACGGGGAACGCTCCCGTCCGGCTTACCTGCGCGGACATGGATTCAAACGGCAACATTATTGCCGCCGATTTTAAAAACAACGAAGTGGTTATTCTTTCGCGCATGTACGAACTTATCGGCGGGCTTTTTGTGCAAGTCGAGCGCGTGTATGCGGACAAGTTTCCGTCCGTTACGCTTGACGTGCGCGTCGAAAACCGCAGCCGCCGTCCGATCGTCGGCCTAAAAGACATAAACTTTCTTATAACCGAAGAAAAACGCCCCGCCGCCGAGCAAAAGCTCATCGGCAGCGCCGACTCGAACGATGTGTGCGATATAAGCATTATTATCGACCGCAGTTACGATTCCGCAAAGTGCCGGCAGGAAACGGATACCGCGGTAAGGGAAATCGCTTCGGCAATGAAGGGCAGGGGAACGCTGCGCATTGTGTCGGCCGGCAAAGTGCCTCTTGTTGAATACGCGGGAAATCCTTCCCGTATGCAAAAGTTTTCGTCGGCAAACCTTAAAACTTCTCCTTCGGCAACCGTCGCCGTCGATTTGGCCGTGCGTCTTGCCGCAAACGATTTAATCAACGCCGAGCCGAAACGGGCGATCGTATACTTGAGCGCGGGCGGCGCAAAAACGCAGGCGTTTACAAAGTACGGTTTAGCCGATATAAGCGCTTACCTGAATAACAACGGTATTTCCTTTTTGAACGTTTCGCTCGACCGGCAAACCGTCGCCGCCGAAATAGATTACCTTACCCGCGAAACGCCGGGAAAACACTATTATATATTCAGGCCGGAAGGAATCGCTTCGCTTGTGAAGGACATTATCGCTCTTCCCTGTCCCATATACCGATTTTCGTACATGTCCAGTTTGCCGACCGATTTCGGACGCGCATTTTTACCGGTGGAAATCGAAACCTACCTGCTGAACCGTTCCGGCCGCGACGAAACGGGCTATTTCGCTCCGCTCAAATAA
- a CDS encoding immunoglobulin-like domain-containing protein — MTNLHKKGRATLITAALLILALLFTGCPNNAGGGGGTTIPTLNPDEQWVNDAIGKANAAPTLIIGTGKKITLSGDDIKWTSNKPGIINVSDAVSGEYEVTPPEGEAEVILTAKAVKGVFSKEKPFTIIVHKVASPTLTAADLIKSINVPAETETDLTLPAAVDGTPGATVTWVSDKPAVIGNDGKIKPGAYNLRDIPVKLTATLMYNGTPATRDFTVTLKRITKIEKTETYGTDTVNNTWTFTDSEIVCTSIRTSGSEENTFGYKFLYTDINTEAKTFKAQRIEQMIKGTRYEFGSAAHKAACMRSGFTEDGYTFYINTFQAPRNYVYEILCNEQNKPKSFQLGPAYDGTKEWFKQNGQYTDGAGIGCMLWGSAPTDFKYNGENYSGALNAGVTVFTGQKGSETITVDITDNHDGTLTITVDSNTYTLTFTAWPFQ; from the coding sequence ATGACAAACCTACACAAGAAGGGAAGAGCGACGCTCATCACAGCTGCACTTTTGATTTTGGCACTGCTGTTTACCGGCTGTCCGAATAACGCGGGCGGAGGGGGCGGAACAACGATTCCGACACTAAATCCCGATGAACAATGGGTTAACGACGCCATAGGTAAAGCGAATGCCGCTCCTACCCTTATTATCGGTACGGGCAAAAAGATTACGCTTTCCGGTGATGATATAAAATGGACATCGAATAAACCCGGCATAATAAATGTTTCCGATGCGGTATCGGGCGAATATGAGGTTACGCCGCCTGAAGGAGAAGCTGAAGTAATTTTAACGGCAAAGGCGGTAAAAGGTGTTTTTTCAAAAGAAAAACCTTTTACCATTATTGTGCATAAAGTAGCATCTCCTACGCTGACTGCCGCCGATCTTATAAAGAGTATCAATGTACCCGCTGAAACGGAAACAGATTTAACCCTGCCTGCTGCCGTTGATGGGACTCCGGGCGCGACCGTAACCTGGGTTTCGGATAAACCTGCCGTCATAGGAAACGACGGCAAAATAAAGCCCGGTGCGTACAACTTGCGCGATATACCGGTCAAACTTACGGCAACACTTATGTATAACGGCACGCCTGCAACCAGAGATTTTACCGTTACCCTTAAGCGCATTACAAAGATAGAGAAAACGGAAACATACGGTACGGATACGGTCAACAATACATGGACTTTTACCGACAGCGAAATAGTCTGTACAAGCATTCGAACTTCCGGCTCTGAAGAAAATACGTTCGGCTATAAATTCCTGTATACGGATATTAATACCGAAGCCAAAACCTTTAAAGCACAAAGGATAGAGCAGATGATTAAAGGAACACGGTATGAATTCGGCAGTGCTGCGCACAAAGCCGCTTGTATGAGGTCCGGCTTCACTGAAGATGGTTATACATTTTATATTAATACGTTTCAAGCACCTCGAAATTACGTATACGAAATTCTCTGTAATGAACAAAATAAACCGAAATCCTTTCAACTGGGGCCGGCGTATGACGGTACAAAAGAATGGTTTAAGCAAAACGGCCAGTACACTGATGGCGCAGGGATAGGCTGTATGTTATGGGGAAGCGCACCTACTGATTTTAAATACAATGGCGAAAACTATAGCGGAGCACTAAACGCGGGAGTCACCGTTTTTACCGGTCAAAAAGGCAGTGAAACGATTACCGTCGACATTACCGACAATCACGACGGTACTCTTACGATAACAGTCGACAGCAATACTTATACACTTACTTTTACTGCTTGGCCATTTCAATAG
- a CDS encoding DNA-binding domain-containing protein: MLKYALRENLLTAAPDDFMAQVQDVRSYTLDEIIDAMMQKGSTLTRADVSAVLQIYGEVCASIIADGSALNTPLMNTALSISGVFNGANDAFDKKRHAVNLNMTAGTLLRSALSKIKCEKIGTASTDPYISEVKDVVSETVNTILTRGAVVQITGSRLKFDQKDSVQGIFFVPETGAPVRAAVIAENKPARLIAIIPADLEAGTYYIEVRTKHSGGGKALKVVKTGRFAKPLTVTL; this comes from the coding sequence ATGTTAAAGTACGCTCTTCGTGAAAACTTACTGACGGCTGCGCCGGACGACTTTATGGCGCAGGTGCAGGACGTGCGCTCGTACACGCTTGACGAGATTATCGACGCTATGATGCAAAAGGGTTCCACGCTCACACGTGCCGACGTTTCGGCGGTGCTGCAAATCTACGGCGAAGTGTGCGCTTCAATCATTGCCGACGGCTCTGCCTTAAACACGCCGCTCATGAACACCGCTTTGAGCATTTCCGGCGTGTTCAACGGGGCAAACGACGCCTTCGATAAAAAGCGGCACGCGGTCAATTTGAACATGACGGCAGGCACCCTGTTGCGCAGCGCGCTGTCCAAAATCAAGTGCGAAAAGATCGGAACTGCAAGCACCGACCCGTACATCAGCGAAGTAAAAGACGTGGTATCGGAGACGGTAAATACGATACTGACCAGGGGCGCGGTGGTACAGATTACCGGAAGCCGCCTCAAGTTCGACCAAAAGGACTCGGTACAGGGCATCTTCTTTGTACCCGAAACGGGAGCGCCTGTGCGGGCAGCGGTCATCGCCGAAAACAAGCCTGCCCGCTTAATAGCTATCATCCCCGCCGATTTGGAAGCGGGAACGTACTACATTGAAGTGCGGACGAAGCATTCTGGCGGAGGCAAGGCGCTTAAAGTCGTAAAGACGGGACGATTTGCGAAACCGCTTACGGTAACGTTGTAA
- a CDS encoding Rpn family recombination-promoting nuclease/putative transposase, with amino-acid sequence MDFLLRHKSVDELTFTDDFMFGTIMKNKPICKGVLERLLHIKVGKIEYPSLQKTIAPFYESKGIRLDVYVAEPSRVFDIEIQASAHPDLPKRTRYYQSLMDVDCLLRGQSYAELKESYVIFICTQDPFGKGLPVYTFENTCREDNTLFLTDKTTKVFYNASAYGKEKDDELHALLQYLCEKQATSHFTQTIDGLVETTKNNERFRSLYMSLNIHKDDLLRQGSLIGEKIGFEKGRRDGLAKGAYQKALETAQTMKSMQYPIADIHKITGLSIAEINNL; translated from the coding sequence ATGGATTTTCTTCTCCGTCATAAAAGCGTAGACGAACTGACCTTTACCGATGATTTTATGTTCGGCACGATTATGAAAAACAAACCTATTTGCAAAGGTGTGCTTGAACGCTTACTGCATATCAAAGTCGGCAAAATAGAATACCCGTCTTTGCAAAAAACGATTGCCCCATTTTACGAAAGCAAAGGCATTCGCCTCGACGTTTATGTCGCTGAACCTTCCCGTGTTTTCGATATCGAAATACAGGCGTCCGCCCATCCCGACCTTCCAAAGCGCACACGGTACTATCAAAGCCTCATGGACGTAGATTGTTTACTGCGCGGTCAAAGTTATGCGGAACTCAAAGAGAGCTATGTTATCTTTATTTGTACACAGGATCCGTTCGGCAAAGGACTTCCCGTATATACTTTTGAAAACACGTGCAGAGAAGATAATACTCTTTTTCTTACAGACAAAACGACAAAAGTGTTTTATAATGCAAGCGCATACGGCAAAGAAAAAGACGATGAATTGCATGCGCTATTACAATATCTGTGCGAAAAACAGGCAACAAGTCATTTTACGCAGACCATTGATGGACTTGTTGAAACGACTAAAAACAACGAAAGGTTCAGGAGCTTGTATATGTCATTAAATATTCATAAAGATGATTTACTCAGACAGGGTTCCCTTATAGGCGAGAAAATCGGCTTTGAAAAAGGCAGACGTGACGGCCTTGCCAAGGGCGCCTACCAAAAAGCGCTCGAAACGGCTCAAACGATGAAAAGCATGCAGTACCCGATTGCCGATATCCATAAAATTACGGGCCTAAGCATTGCCGAAATAAACAACCTGTAA
- a CDS encoding helix-hairpin-helix domain-containing protein: MEAELKISELANRILRYQKSYYTGEGEISDAEFDALWDELKALDPENPVLKKIGSDLQDAPDAAGLTYEKVRHLIPMGSQEKAANPEEFEQWAAKQSFDEFVVEYKLDGASLELQYDKGVFVRGVTRGDGIIGDDISRNVRKMKGFVPRLSAALTGGVRGEVIMSRAIHKQFYADKANCRNAANGLMKRKDGTGSEHLQIICYDARFEPLGSDARSGEGSPFANETGKVEWLAAQGFDVVPVHLCRGSGQVIDYRAKVMDLRPGLPYDIDGLVVKGQTIDLRDSERERPEKQIAFKFSLEEAVSTVRSVIWSESGATYTPIAEFDTVDLAGTKVKRASLVNPNTVHSLGVHIGSRVVVTKRGEIIPKIERVIEDEAEGKDRALESGGDSENTRTPQSGDTAKNAEKIPVAFPTHCSVCGSPLCDEGTRLYCPNVACPKRIHHRIEKWVAVLDIRDFGITLIRRLYETKRLASVSDIYTLTEDELAELDGLGKKSAAKIVASIHSGTTVPLARFIAGFDIEGIGETLAEKLVEAGFNTLDKLLNAREEDIASVYGFGDISARVLVQGLAECRSEMLHLTENGIITIEKPLSKDKAFLAGKSFCFTGELTTMKRSDAEKLVKASGGEVKSAVVKGLSYLVTNDPFSGSSKNKKAAEQGTPIIDEKAFLALLENGAPTEL; this comes from the coding sequence ATGGAAGCGGAACTTAAAATAAGCGAACTTGCAAATCGTATTTTGCGCTATCAAAAGTCGTATTATACCGGCGAAGGCGAAATCTCCGACGCCGAGTTCGATGCGCTGTGGGATGAACTGAAAGCGCTGGATCCGGAAAACCCCGTGCTTAAAAAAATCGGTTCGGATTTGCAGGACGCGCCGGATGCGGCGGGTTTAACCTACGAAAAAGTGCGCCATCTTATTCCGATGGGAAGCCAGGAAAAAGCCGCGAATCCCGAAGAGTTTGAACAATGGGCCGCAAAACAAAGCTTTGACGAATTCGTCGTCGAATACAAGCTGGACGGCGCGAGCCTCGAACTGCAATACGACAAGGGCGTTTTTGTGCGCGGCGTTACGCGCGGCGACGGCATAATCGGCGACGACATAAGCCGCAATGTGCGCAAAATGAAAGGCTTTGTGCCGCGCCTCTCGGCTGCGCTGACCGGCGGCGTGCGCGGAGAAGTTATTATGAGCCGCGCAATTCACAAACAATTTTATGCCGACAAGGCGAACTGCAGGAACGCCGCCAACGGCTTAATGAAGCGCAAAGACGGAACGGGAAGCGAGCATTTGCAAATCATCTGCTACGATGCGCGCTTTGAGCCGCTCGGAAGCGATGCGCGTTCCGGCGAAGGCTCTCCTTTTGCCAACGAAACGGGAAAGGTGGAATGGCTCGCAGCCCAAGGCTTTGACGTCGTTCCCGTTCACCTGTGCCGCGGAAGCGGTCAAGTTATCGATTACCGCGCAAAGGTTATGGACTTGCGCCCCGGCTTGCCCTACGACATAGACGGCTTGGTCGTAAAGGGACAAACGATAGATCTGCGCGACAGCGAGCGCGAGCGCCCGGAAAAACAAATCGCGTTTAAATTCAGTTTGGAAGAAGCGGTCAGCACCGTACGCTCCGTTATTTGGAGTGAATCGGGCGCAACTTACACGCCCATCGCCGAATTCGATACGGTAGACCTTGCCGGCACAAAGGTAAAGCGCGCGAGCCTCGTCAACCCGAATACCGTCCATTCGCTCGGCGTACACATCGGAAGCCGCGTTGTCGTTACCAAACGCGGCGAAATAATTCCCAAAATAGAGCGCGTTATAGAAGACGAGGCCGAAGGTAAAGATCGCGCCCTTGAGAGCGGCGGCGATTCTGAAAATACCCGCACTCCTCAAAGCGGCGACACTGCAAAAAATGCGGAAAAAATTCCGGTCGCCTTCCCGACGCATTGTTCCGTATGCGGTTCGCCTCTGTGCGACGAAGGAACAAGGCTGTATTGCCCGAACGTCGCGTGTCCCAAGCGCATCCATCACCGCATCGAAAAATGGGTGGCCGTCCTCGACATACGCGACTTCGGCATAACCCTCATCAGGCGCTTATATGAAACAAAACGCCTCGCCTCCGTTTCAGACATCTATACGCTCACCGAAGACGAACTTGCCGAACTCGACGGCTTGGGCAAAAAAAGCGCCGCAAAAATCGTCGCTTCGATTCATTCCGGAACGACCGTTCCGCTTGCGCGTTTTATTGCGGGATTCGACATCGAAGGCATCGGCGAAACGCTTGCCGAAAAACTGGTTGAAGCGGGCTTTAACACGCTCGATAAACTTTTAAACGCGCGCGAAGAAGATATCGCGTCGGTCTACGGCTTCGGCGATATCAGCGCCCGCGTGCTTGTGCAGGGCCTTGCCGAATGCCGCAGCGAAATGCTGCACTTAACCGAAAACGGCATTATCACGATCGAAAAACCTCTTTCGAAGGACAAAGCCTTTTTAGCCGGTAAAAGCTTTTGCTTTACCGGAGAATTGACGACAATGAAGCGCAGCGATGCCGAAAAACTCGTTAAGGCTTCAGGCGGCGAAGTAAAATCGGCCGTCGTAAAGGGACTTTCGTATTTGGTTACCAACGATCCTTTTTCGGGCTCGTCGAAAAACAAAAAAGCCGCCGAACAGGGAACGCCGATTATCGATGAAAAAGCGTTTTTGGCTTTATTGGAAAACGGGGCACCAACGGAACTATGA
- a CDS encoding tetratricopeptide repeat protein, which produces MAETMRDGIDLYRSGNYTDALTLFLSLPAPDAQSFDEGSGGFDLAYYIGLCYARLERYDEAVLYLEQVVTGDAVPQRVNQCRFALAVIYSLTGRSRLADFELQQLIAGGYKSAQVYAALAYVEWGKKETSKAVEYYEKALELNPNSPTALNGLGYVLACLGKDLTRSLSLCKRALDMRPDSAAFSDSVGWAYYKLGLTGEAKMYIKKAKESGIKNAEIEEHYAVLFDEDVQ; this is translated from the coding sequence ATGGCGGAAACTATGCGGGACGGTATTGACTTGTACCGTTCGGGTAATTATACCGATGCACTGACTCTTTTTTTGTCTTTGCCTGCACCGGATGCGCAGTCTTTCGACGAAGGCTCGGGCGGTTTCGATTTGGCGTATTACATAGGTTTGTGCTATGCGCGCCTTGAACGCTACGACGAAGCCGTTTTGTATCTTGAGCAAGTGGTTACCGGCGATGCCGTACCGCAGCGCGTAAATCAGTGCCGGTTCGCTCTTGCCGTTATATACAGTCTTACCGGGCGCAGCCGTTTGGCCGATTTCGAGCTTCAGCAGCTTATAGCCGGCGGATATAAAAGCGCTCAAGTATATGCCGCCCTTGCCTATGTTGAATGGGGCAAAAAAGAAACTTCCAAAGCCGTAGAATATTACGAAAAAGCCCTCGAGTTGAATCCGAACAGTCCCACCGCTTTGAACGGGCTCGGCTATGTTCTTGCCTGTCTCGGAAAAGACCTTACGCGTTCTTTGTCGCTGTGCAAGCGGGCACTCGATATGCGGCCCGATTCCGCCGCTTTTTCGGATTCCGTGGGCTGGGCTTATTACAAACTGGGCCTCACAGGCGAAGCGAAAATGTACATAAAAAAAGCGAAAGAAAGCGGAATCAAAAATGCCGAAATCGAAGAACATTACGCGGTTTTGTTTGACGAAGATGTACAATAG
- a CDS encoding M23 family metallopeptidase, which translates to MKTTALTRRFFCMRALCAALALALMCIAAQGTAQTGEASENTAVPEAARESALPPMQNVFPDGNKKPHITYTDKVFPGDAVFIRLALEDGILEKAQALLFVDTNEKVLASAELYEVPPADRGRLYIALIPLSSWYEPGDFHIKLTYRLRNKKEEALSLPVAMQKKDFVSETVHLDAKNTAIRTNTADEKRQAQIKRLNDILGTVNYSAVYHSGQFGLPVTQTRRTAFFADRRVYAYSNGKSATSLHYGIDFGVPEGTPVFSCGDGKVVLAENRISTGYSVVIEHLPGMYSLYYHLSSYSVKEGDTVKRGEQIGLSGATGLATGPHLHWEVRLLGQAVNPDLFVQYFPN; encoded by the coding sequence ATGAAAACAACTGCACTCACACGAAGATTTTTTTGTATGCGCGCCCTTTGTGCCGCGCTCGCTTTAGCGCTGATGTGCATAGCCGCGCAGGGGACCGCACAAACCGGTGAAGCAAGCGAAAACACAGCCGTGCCGGAAGCTGCACGTGAAAGCGCCCTGCCGCCGATGCAAAACGTGTTCCCCGACGGCAACAAAAAACCGCACATAACCTATACGGACAAGGTTTTTCCCGGAGATGCGGTGTTCATCCGTTTGGCTCTTGAAGACGGTATTTTGGAAAAAGCACAGGCATTGCTGTTTGTCGACACAAACGAAAAGGTACTCGCAAGCGCCGAACTGTACGAAGTTCCTCCCGCCGACCGGGGAAGACTGTATATTGCGCTTATTCCCCTTTCATCGTGGTACGAGCCGGGGGATTTTCACATAAAGCTTACCTACCGCCTGCGCAACAAAAAAGAAGAAGCGCTGTCGCTTCCGGTTGCAATGCAAAAAAAAGACTTCGTGAGCGAAACCGTGCACCTTGACGCAAAGAATACGGCCATTCGGACCAACACCGCCGACGAAAAGCGCCAAGCACAAATCAAACGCTTGAACGACATTCTCGGGACGGTAAACTATTCGGCCGTGTATCATTCCGGACAATTCGGCTTGCCGGTAACTCAAACGCGACGCACGGCTTTTTTTGCCGACCGCAGAGTATACGCGTATTCAAACGGCAAGTCGGCAACCAGTCTGCATTACGGCATAGACTTCGGCGTCCCGGAAGGCACGCCCGTCTTTTCATGCGGCGACGGCAAAGTCGTTTTGGCCGAAAACCGCATAAGCACGGGCTATTCGGTTGTTATAGAACACCTTCCGGGCATGTACAGCCTGTACTACCATTTGAGTTCATACAGCGTAAAAGAAGGCGACACGGTAAAACGCGGCGAACAAATAGGACTTTCGGGCGCAACGGGCTTGGCAACCGGCCCCCACTTGCACTGGGAAGTACGCCTGCTCGGCCAAGCCGTAAACCCCGACCTTTTTGTACAGTATTTTCCGAATTAA